Proteins co-encoded in one Capsicum annuum cultivar UCD-10X-F1 chromosome 9, UCD10Xv1.1, whole genome shotgun sequence genomic window:
- the LOC107842819 gene encoding laccase-17, translated as MATNLLFAFAIFWLLPQSAFCITRHYTFNIVQHNVTRLCTTKSIVSVNGRFPGPRLVAREGDQMIVKVVNQVSNNISIHWHGIRQLTSGWADGPAYVTQCPIQTNQSYTYNFTITGQRGTLFWHAHISWLRSTVYGPIIILPRRNESYPFKKPHKQIPIIFGEWWNVNPEAVINQALQTGGGPNVSDAYTINGLPGPLYNCSSNKDTFKLKVKPGKTYMLRLINAALNDEMFFAIANHTLTVVEADAVYTKPFDTDVVFITPGQTTNVLLKTKPHYPNANFQMAAQPYFTGLGTFDNSTVAGILEYEAPLNSSPANQNKIKLYKPTLPNMTSTSFVANFTKKFLSLASTQFPANVPQSVDKRFLFAVGLGSSPCPKNMTCQGPNGTKFAASVNNISFALPTTALLQAHYFGQSNGIYTTDFPASPLNPFNYTGTPPNNTFVTNATKLVVLPFNSSVEVVLQDTNILGGENHPLHLHGYNFFVVGEGFGNFDPNKDPANFNLKDPIERNTAGVPVGGWLAFRFFADNPGVWFMHCHLDVHTSWGLRMAWIVLDGPLPSQKLPPPPSDLPKC; from the exons ATGGCAACAAATTTGCTCTTTGCATTTGCCATCTTTTGGCTATTGCCTCAGTCTGCATTTTGCATTACTAGACATTATACATTTAAT ATTGTGCAACATAATGTAACGAGATTATGCACCACGAAGAGCATAGTAAGCGTGAATGGGCGTTTTCCAGGCCCTCGTCTTGTTGCAAGAGAAGGTGATCAAATGATCGTTAAGGTGGTTAACCAAGTTTCCAACAATATATCTATTCATTG GCATGGAATTAGGCAACTTACAAGCGGATGGGCGGATGGGCCAGCATACGTTACACAATGTCCGATACAAACTAACCAAAGCTACACGTATAACTTCACGATCACCGGTCAGAGAGGAACTTTGTTCTGGCATGCTCATATTTCATGGCTGAGATCAACAGTTTATGGACCTATTATCATCCTGCCACGACGCAACGAGTCATATCCATTTAAGAAACCACACAAGCAAATTCCAATCATATTTG GAGAATGGTGGAATGTAAACCCTGAGGCTGTCATTAACCAAGCTCTTCAGACAGGAGGTGGTCCAAATGTTTCAGATGCATATACAATCAATGGCCTCCCAGGGCCCTTGTATAATTGTTCTTCTAATAAAG ATACATTCAAGCTGAAGGTGAAGCCAGGAAAGACTTACATGCTACGTTTGATCAACGCTGCACTGAATGATGAAATGTTCTTCGCCATCGCCAATCACACCCTCACTGTAGTTGAAGCAGACGCTGTTTACACCAAACCATTTGACACAGATGTAGTGTTTATTACCCCTGGCCAAACAACAAACGTTCTTCTCAAAACAAAGCCGCATTACCCGAATGCCAACTTCCAAATGGCGGCTCAGCCATATTTCACCGGCCTAGGAACGTTTGACAACTCCACTGTTGCCGGAATCCTAGAATATGAAGCCCCCTTAAATAGTTCTCCTgctaaccaaaataaaatcaagctCTATAAACCAACCTTACCAAATATGACTTCAACAAGTTTTGTTGCCAATTTCACCAAGAAATTCCTTAGCTTAGCCAGCACTCAGTTCCCAGCAAACGTTCCACAAAGTGTTGACAAGCGTTTTCTATTTGCAGTAGGACTTGGTTCTAGCCCATGCCCCAAAAACATGACTTGTCAAGGACCTAATGGAACAAAATTTGCAGCATCGGTGAACAATATATCGTTTGCCCTTCCAACGACAGCACTTCTGCAAGCTCACTATTTTGGACAATCTAATGGGATTTACACCACAGATTTTCCGGCCAGCCCTCTAAACCCATTCAACTATACAGGAACACCACCAAACAACACTTTTGTAACCAATGCAACAAAACTTGTTGTCTTACCATTTAATTCGAGTGTTGAGGTTGTGCTGCAGGATACCAACATTCTTGGTGGTGAAAATCACCCCCTTCATCTCCATGGTTACAATTTCTTCGTTGTTGGTGAAGGATTTGGAAACTTCGATCCTAATAAAGACCCTGCCAACTTCAATCTCAAGGATCCTATAGAGAGAAACACGGCTGGTGTCCCTGTTGGTGGATGGCTTGCCTTTAGATTCTTCGCAGACAATCCAG GAGTATGGTTCATGCATTGCCATTTGGACGTGCACACAAGCTGGGGATTGAGAATGGCCTGGATAGTGTTAGATGGGCCGTTACCTAGTCAAAAACTGCCTCCTCCACCTTCAGATCTTCCAAAATGTTGA